gattcctggtgcttaatctcttgtgaattatctgatcaatgatttacatgtctagctgttcagtttgagtcttgaatgcgataattgttcagccgattcaggaatgcatgatatagtattatccttgagtcttgaatgcgataggtgaacctataggaagctattctttatgtgctatttggagttaatttattccttggagtcttgaatgcgaaaaggggtttattaatctacgttcataggtggtcgttagagacgcttgtgaataatatagtgatctttcatcagggttggattaaaattggtaattgaatcaataggttaaatgcatatagttgatttgtgaaagtacatccctagggtcagagttttccttatatttgagttagttatcgttatttatatgttctttagttttatttggttaaatttagttCGAGTTTCACCTTCATTTTTgttttgcctgaatattactagagtttaattaggattacttagagtgattcgttataatagtccctgtggatacgatactcggttactttttacttgctacaattacctgtgttagttgcagtttttgttgctaagaaattagtgatcaatatGCCGTTAACTAACTAATCAAACTAGCCCTAATTCTTTGTGCCAAGTCCTAAGGATATTATGGTAGCCATAATTATGGCCTTATATAATTTCCcttagggcctgtttgatatgggtttataggtaggataaattaaattaatacagattagtgtgatgtttgatatcatgtgcagttaatatggtcaactcctacttaatcccacttctccatgctattttgtgggaataaTCCATACTAATAATCCACCCCTCCCCCTTGGATAACTTTAATActgcgaagttggataaaagttctgctacccttcctcacgcatatcgatgcaaatgcccaagtaatggtggacacacatggtatttttaaaattatatgaggatagttttggtattagataatataatccaacataattctatggatatcaaacacaatataggattaagtagccatgatatcaaacacccataaaatagtataaattcacactaatccacactaattttttaagataattttaatcctaatcaatcctaaactgcaaatcaaacggacCCTTAAAGCACAATAATGGTAATAGTATAAGATGGAAACATGTATAAGAAAATACATAGATGGAGTGGCGCAACAACCGTGTCTCTAGCTCGTTGTCTTGTCTCGTAGTCGAAAAAAGCAAAGCATAACATGTGATGAAGGCTACAGTAGTAATCCCTGCAGTGCTTACCCTTATCCGCATCTTGTAATGATTGGCTCATATCCAATTTCTCTTAGATAACAACACCTTCAATCCATCCCTGGCTTGCAGTATGATCGAATCCCGAGGAGATACCGGGTGGCCCTCCACCACTCTCACCTTGTACCCATACAGTATCGCCGCCGCCACCATCTTCATCTGCAGGAACGCCATCTCCTTCCCCAAGCACGTCCTGGGCCCCGCGTTGAACGCCGGAAACTTAGAGGACGGCTCGTGTTTGATCTTCCCGCTCCCAGAAATCCACCTCTCCGGCTTAAACTCCAAGCACTCCTTCCCCCACACGCTCTCCATTCTCCCCACCGAGTAGAACGATATTATGAGCTTCCCGTCAGCTTGGAGCTGATGCCCGCTCGGAAGAATATCCGGGCGGAGCGGCGCCTTGTGCTCCAGCGCCACCGGCGGGAATAGCCTCAGCGACTCGCACAGGGCTCCATGCAGGTACACTAGCCTGTGCGTCTCTTGTGCGCTGAAGAATCTCCATTTCTTGAGACGCAGCTCCGCTTCCATTTCTTCTAGAATCTTGGTTTCCGATGCTGGGTTCTGAGCGATGAGCCAGAAGAGCCACGTGAGGCACGTGCTGGTCGTGTCTCTGCCGGCGAACATCAGGCTCACCGAGGTGTCCTTGAGGAAATCTCTCAGACTTCCATTTGAGGCACCCATGTTTCTCTCTCTGTACACCTTCTCGAAGGCTTTCAAGACATTCACGCCGTCAATGTTATCCTCTCCGCTCCCGGAGGCGACTCTCGGGTAGATGAAATCATCCAAGGCTAGCGCGGCCCTAGCTAAGGTCCTCTCGTCGCCAACGTTGAGCCACTTCTGCAGCCTCCACATCCACTCGGGGACTAGATGCCGGTGCAGCAGCGGCTCCGCTATGGTGCTGAAAGCCTTCTCGCAAGGAAGAAAAGGCAAGTCGGGGCGCAAACTGCAGGGGTCGTAGTCCACCACGAATTTGCAGATATTATCGAAAGTCAACCTCTGGAAAACATCCTGCAAATCCAAATCCTTTCCCTCTGCGCAGAAATGATCCAGAACGGGGAAAAGGCCCGTCTCCACCTTGTGCCAAACGGTCCTCTGCAGGTAGGCGTTGAAATCCGCATGCGTGAGCTGCGCGAGCGTGGTCTTGCGGTGAATCTCCCAGAGCTCGAAGTCGGCGCCGAAGATTCCGTCGCCCAAGATGTCGAAGATCTTGCGGAACTCGGGGCCCTTGGGATAGTTGGAGAAGTTTCGGCTGAAGACGTGGTGGATGTTGGCGGGGTCGCACGTCACCAGCATGTCGATGTTGCACAGCCACGGCCCCCTAAACATGTAGGTGCCGCCGCATTCGGTTAAGACTTCCGTGGCGTAGTCGTGTATCCGGCGGAGGTTAAGGAGAACAGCCGGCAGCATCCCCAGCACCGGCCACGTCGTCGGCTCCGACGGCGTCTTGCCTCTTCTAATTGCCAAGTACCACACAAGAACCAGTGGAGCTACCATCAACACAAACTCGTAAATTGCCATCTAGCTCACAGAATTAATAATGCTCTATCAATATCTTTCTATGTTTGGTTTGAGGCTTGGGAAATGGGATGTAGATATAAATGGAAGATAGCTAGACTTGATGGTTGaactattatttaatttcagaATTAGTTGTGCCAAATTTTAGGCACCAATTGAATTGTTCcatttggtaatgattttggGGCAAGGGAAATATCATGATATATATGTACGGAtgtaccaatttttttttttttttttatcatttatataaaattatagcaTGTGCTGAGATTTATGGTATTAGAAAATTCCAGAGGCTGATAAAAGTAGAACATGTGTATTATTAGGTCACAGATATACAATGTAAAAATTATACGGAAATTTCACCATGCCACAATAGATTACAAGCACcgtacaataataataatcttaataaagatatgaattaaattttattcaTCAAGCACATAAGAtctacattaattaattaatttttactaaatGTGTTTTAGATATTATATAATCTCTAGCATATTAtaaaatgatttaaaaaattaattataaaatataatatcatAAGTTATAAGTCATTCGATAAATGAACCTGTAAGAATGAGAGAGATCTAAATCAACAATATAGTACTCACGGCGGCTGGTTACTGTGAGATAAGGGCGGCGCCGTGGCTGGGGAAAGGGAATCTGTCttccgccggagaagaagagagggagaagaagGGGGCGGTtgagtgtgtgtttgtgtgtgttatCTTAAACagggttaattaattaaacttaattaaatactaaatatttttattttaagaaagtgacaatttttagtgggacaaatcaaaatggaaatgtgaccacttttaatgggaaggagggagtatataatattatttttataaattgattgtTATTTATAAGATCTAgtagtataaaaataaaatagatttttATTAACTTATAAGCCAGATGTGATCCTCTGTCCCagaatattgtgtgtaccacttgtaccactcttcatttctttgttttataaattgttttttataaaaataaaaattattattatattataaactctaattagtatttatcattgaaaaattaaaattttaaaaattatataccctaactttgaattaatgaacccaaataatctattattaattcaaataaatataaaaaaataattataaaccctaaatggatgagtgaacccttgttaattatctatatattatataaaaacataataaattaaaattgaataaaaaataatttaaaaatattaagaaataaagagtggtacacgtggtacacactatattttgggacagaggatcccatttgcTTATAAGCTATAGGAACTTATTTTAAATGTTAAAGTTGCTTAGAAATTTGAAAGACATTTTTCATGAATTTATAAACTTTTTAACATCATTAAGTTGTGTAATGAGTTTATACATGTATATTCTCAAGAAAACAAATCAGAAAACCTCAAAGTTCACAAACCATATATATTCTCAAGTTGTACTTTGTAATCGTACGTGGGAATCTAGGGCTCATAGTGGCGCTCCAGACATCAGAATGAATACGATGATGTTTAGGGAGGAACAGTGTAGGAGAGAAGAAAAGAGCTGTTGCCGATGGTGTTAAAATTAAAGGCTGAACAAAGGGGAAAAGAAAAACCTAGAAAAATTAATGCGTTTTTCTTAGGattaattgcaccaaaatacACAGACTTTAGTCGCTTTTTCATTTTgcacacgaattttaaaaattacattttaaatcatgaattttgcaagtcgtttaattttttttcataaaattcaaTTCCGATGGCCTGAAATCCGACGTGTCATTTAACATGCCACACACATATATACGTATCTTAGTAAAAACGACATTGTTTCAACATTGCGTAACTAAACTCCATTGTTTTGTTGTGAAGCgacatcatttaattttgacaAATTTACGCAAATTAATCTTCTAATTAGGTTTATATACATTTATACAACGGAAAGCATAATTTTCAGAGAATTAGGGCTAATTAACTTAGAGCACCTCCAATGCAAgtgtcttagaggggtgtcttagaagtggtccccacctaagacacacccctctccaatgcattgtgtcttaggtgggtgcttagatccccatttccacaaaattcgcatttctacacttttatttttaaaattcatattttattaaaattaacttTGATCTTAGAGTGAGTCTTAAAttttcatttccacaaaattcacatttctacactttaatcatatttctacacttctattttaaaattaaatattttattaaaattaaaaattcaatattatattagttaaataaaatataagattttaaaattaaaaatattgcaataattaaaaattaagtgaaaatgaaaaaaattaaaaaattactaggatttaaaaaaagaacaaatatttaaataaaaattaaaatcaaaattgaaattagaaaaaaaaaaaattaaaccctacccaccccaccccacccaccgcTTTTTTTCTTCCTTCTTCCCCACCCAGCCgcttttttttcttatttctccCCCATCCTCTGCAACTTGCTTCTCTATTTCTCCCCCATCTAATTTCTTGCTCAAAGTCACAGCCTTCGTTCTCTTCacaacatttttctttttttttaatcgcgCGGCGTGGAACGCACGATTACCCCAATCTCCCCCAAGCACCAGTGCTAAGCTTCGCCCCGGCTTCGACCCAGTCGAGGTCTCCAACGCGGCAGCCTCTCCAGCGACGCGGATCGACGCCTCCTTCACCTCGCGCGCTGGAGGTGCTCTTAGTTGTGCTCGTTGAGGTCGGTGCAGTCGTTATTACACTTCGAGGGGTTTTGGCCCAGAGTTGAGGAATTGAGAATCAGAGAAAGAGTGGGTGAATTGAGCGAAAGTGATTAAGGGGCCCACTTCCAAAAACTAAAACTTAATTGACTAATTCCAaatgaaacgacgtcgtattaAGAAAtattaaacgacgtcgtttcatgatttaaaatgtaatttttaaagtttgtgtgcaaaatgaAAGTGTgattaaagttcgtgtattttggtACAATTAACCtcccttttttttaataatataataaaactaCCATACGAAATCCAATATTTTCTTGGTGAActttaaaaatattcaaattgagataacaaaaaaattatctattaaaataaaaaattcaaaatataattatacttataaatttatttccGCAATTTACAACCAACCTAGCTATGACTTAGTTGTAAATTctaattttcaaattcactacCACGATTATTTCCtaatttaaaactcaaattcacaactaatctATTCGAATTGAATTGTGAATTAATcgtaaatttagaattaattgtgaattattttaaatatcaaATCTGATTATGATAAGAATCAATAATTgatatacaaattaaattacatAGTTTGCTATAACAACACTTAAAttctagtatattttttttcactagAGCATTTTGCTGAACAATTAGTAGACAttcttattcttttattttcacCGCAACACCGCTCCTACCACAGAAGAAATTTTGCCGGCTTCGGAGGCGGCAATGGTAGATACCGCGAGGCTGGAACCAAGGGTGGAGTAGAGAAAGAAGTAGAGTAAgaagaaagtaaaaaaaaaatgataaataaataatataaggaCAATAATGtaatcttatatattttttttacttttttcattttagtgAACATTTTCTTATTATAGTTGTCACACACCAATTCTTGAAGAAGGGTAATTCTATTCACAGCCTCCATTTTACTCCATATAGCCTctcatattaaataataataataataatgacagaatttactattttacccaaTAAATCATAATctctaaattaaatataattattgttttagCTAAATTAATCAAATTCGTGTGTATTGTATAGCCCCAATCTAAGAGGAAAGCCCCTTCATCTTCTTAATCAAATTCGTGTGTGTATAGCCCCCAATCTAACCcccttcatcttcttcaatcTACTGTAACTGTCTCCTATTCTGGCGAAGATCATCGCCGCTTCGACCACCACCATCGGCcctcttctttttttcctcTAACCATGTTTTTCCTGCGACCCAGTTGACGCACGCACACAAAGAGACACTGCCCCACCCCTCTTCCTAAATTCACCGTGACCCCCCGCCCCCTTCAGATTTTCGATGAACAGTAGCGGCAGGACCGCCGCCGTTGCCCAGAGCCTCTTCGCCTCTCGTTCTCTGATTCACGTTAAGGTCACCGCACGTTGCCTAGAGCCTCTCGTTCTCTGCCATCGTGCCTCCTTCCTCGATTTTGCGACTGCCTCCGCCTTCACCATCTCACGGTCCAAATAGCAACAACGGCGCGAGCAGAGCCGCTGCCGATTATGTCGGCCAACAACAACGGCCAAAACAAAGGACCAACTTTTGCAAGATATAAAGATTTTGTCTATATAGTTATAGTTCATACACCAAATAAAAAGTACAAGTGTCTATGTTAATAAGGTATGTGAAGATTGCTATGGTTCACCATGGCTTTCAAGATGGGAAAAGCGGCATCGTTGAGAAGCAAGTGAAGGACTGTTCGCGTAAGATTTTGTTTGTGGTGCGAAGGAGTGTCGCCGACTACCACTTCGCTTTGTGAGGATGTCGACCTTGGCGTTAGATGTGCTCCTGTTAAAGCATTGTTTTTCCCGGTGTTCATAAACTGGAGTAGTTTTCAACAATGCTCGATTGGAAAGTTCTTGCCAGAACCTCTCCTTCTCTTTTTGTTGCAGAGCATAGCAAAATTCGTGACTTGCTTGAATTAGATGTAGTTTGGGGCTATACATAATttggattttaatttgattataatgaattatataaataatttaaggCTATATAAATTATAGggtaaagttgtaaatttataattatttattattattatttaatatgagAGGCTATAGAGAGTAAAATGGGGGAtgtgaatagaatcaccccttgaagaaataattataaatcgaGGTGCAGTCAATTTATAGGAACaaacaagagaaaatattaCTTAATCCGAATTATAGGACAATAAGTTGGGCAATGCTCCTCTGAATGAAGAATGGAAGACATCGAATGATACTAATTAATCAATAACATAACTAAACTTTAGGATAATAAGTTTGGTTTTATGTTTTTGATAGCCAGCTAGCATTCATTAACATAATACTTGAAAGTTAAGAGTCTAAGTTCAACATGAGATGTCATTTAGAATATAACATAGAAGTTGTAAATTaggaaaacaaaagacataTATGAGCTAGTGCTACAACGGAAGTCAAAATACGTAGTTGAACcttagcctcagctctgccccgttaGCACCAGTCAGTCAATCTGataacatttgaaaatatttgagctaagtactaatgtactcagtgtgCATGCATCTTTTAAAACGTTGTATATTTTTGTAAAGACAATTTATCTAATCATTGTtaacataacttagaaggttctAAAATAAAAGTACTTCTATGCAAGTAAAAGCAATTTGCTTATTACTATTTCACACTCTTTTTTGCTATTCGCATTGATTCTGGACCTTTAGCCACTGACGGATGACAGCTTTCTCTCATTCTTGACTTGGGATGCAATTAATAATGCTAAAAAATAACAACACTAAAAGAAAGTGAGAACGACGCAAATATGGTTGAAACTTTGGGACTTTGTATAGCTTAGAATAAATTGTGAATAGTTTCTATGACTTGTGtattgataaacatgcatttttacctcttggtgtgtcattttttatgcttagttgtgaggattttgtgtgtttgatggtctatttgagcttatattcgtttatggtcaagaacttgttactttcttgtgtttgaacgaattttcagaaatagtgaagcagaattttgaagaattggGTGAAATACAAGTTTTatttcgtctcgataggagttcgtgagcgcaaacggatcataaatcggagtttggacgagggagaacgagccaaaacaaaatcgctgcgcaaagctgtcaggagttctgtttcgtcacgcgggccagccatgcggccgcgcgagtcgccgtatttccgcccaaaattcgttttttttagcgattttgggtatttttgagagctacaagacctagggcatataaatactccccaagaacttattctctgcagcTTTTATCatcttatatcatattttacttttcctgagagctgggggagacggagaacggagcagagcaagattgaagattctcaactatactacggttttattgttgaatgattatttgtatttttgagattttgatttctagtcatatgtctatgtgtggctagaatcctttttcccagggtttagggagtagacatgatttaaatttctgactgtttgattcaattaattgagattgtttttcctttttatgttcttattttaattgtttgctttattgattggccaccaatttagcataatccactactagaaaaacgctcatagataacggattttatccgttatctatgagcaaaaaaaccgttgtgtatagtggtgttatctattctatacgtcatacacaacggtttcaaaaccgttatgtatagtagcatagataacggtacgatgcgtcatacataacagtacgcatccgttatctataaaggttatacataacggtttttcaccgttatgtattaagatttttccgttatgtattaatttttttttattttttttatcatagttaacagttttttgcactttttataacggttttaaccgttatctttgatagaatacataacggtttttcaccgttatgtattaagatttttccgttatgtattaatttttttttttatcatagttaacagttttttgcactttttataacggttttaaccgttatctttgatataatacataacggttttttgcactttttataacgattttttgcactttttataacgatttttgcagtttttataacgattttaaccgttatctttgattagaatacataacgattttttgcacattttataacagtttttttgcactttttataattgtagtatattttaaaattttgcaatttttataaaacgacaaaatgataaaatcaacaataacaattttatatatcatccaaaatattcatacattaccatccaaatgaaccaagtatcaagtatacatcatcattgcatattcgattcaaaattgaaagtacCAACTATCTTATAGAACTAGTTGCTCTTTCCTGAAATCCttcttcctcatgaaagtaATCTGCAATAGAGATTTAgtgaaaaatgaagaatgaCCGCTACCTTTAGAATTATTAAAGtgacaaactaaaaaaataggCACCAAGATAGGCAATCGTATGAGGTAGCTTAAAGTGCACCTGAGCCCTTCTTTTCTCTTCCATCTCTTCCTTGAGGGCTTCGTTACTGCACCTcagccgagcttcttcttcgcGCCACCACGGAGGCGGAGGACCAGGTGGAGGTGGACTCCTTCTGGGAAAGGCGGACGAGAGAGCGGCAGATCGAGGCGCGACGAACTGGGGGAGAGCAGCATATGCCCATCTGAAGAGTTCATCCGCTGCACGTGGTGCAAGTTGAACAGTGATGTGATCCAAGAGAGACTGCCGGCTGAAACAAATTTAATGATTAAGTGTAGTAGAATATCGAGGAAAACTGAGTTCTGTAcaacgaaaataaaataataattgtcTAGCAATAAAGCAGGTGTTAAAAGAGAGATTTCGCATTCCTCTTGGCTCTATGCATAATTGATTGAATATTATATCTAGAAACACGTGTTTTAAGGTGCATTTTATCCAACTTTTATGTCAATTAACAGCGAAAATGCATTGAGGTTCTTCAAGTGACGTACCTCGATTCTTTCATCTTGCATCATGTTGATAGCAACAACCACATTCAACAACCTAACCACAACCAAATgttaaaagcttcaatagcggTATCAAGTGTTTTACCTGATCCAAATCATCATTGAAAGTATCAAACGAAAGCTCTCTACTCCCAAGATCATCAAATCTGGACCTGGTGGGAATACACAGTAAATAATTCCAATAGCAGTTTTCCATCAGAAACTAAAAATTAGTTAACTACACGCAGCAACCAGGAGTTGAAGATGTAGGACTGAATCATGTATCCTGACACATAGCATTTTCCCCCAACGGTTCGGTCGTTGATAATCTGGAAATAAGTTAACAGCTTTCTCTTAAAGGCTGCAGAATGAAGTCAGTTGTGGGGAGCAAAGGGGTTGGCAAgccaaattaaatgaaatatatatagattCTAAAAGGGCACTCGTTCAAGACACTCTTTAAAGGTTTCCCATTATTTGGCTTAACCTTGATTGCATCAATGCAGGGCTTCAAATCATCAAGTTCTCCACCTGCTTTTAACTCTGTGTATAGATGTCATCACTTGAAAGTTTCATATGATTATCCTCCTTTCTCGCGCATTTGTTTTCACTTTATAATTCTTGAAGCAACAGATTGAGATCCTAATAAGTAATGGCCTCTTTAATTCATGCTTCTTTACAAGCAGCATGTCTCTTCTAAATTTCTAATCAAATACTTATGGAAAAAAAAGGTGAAATATAAACAATAGCAATTGCTAAGCAAGTAGTAGTTTACAGAAAAGAATTGAGACTTCCGATCCTTAATTGACTAATGAGAGCCTCGAATCCCTAATTGGTTGATGTTCATGTGCCCCAATCTCACCCCACCAAATTATCCATCTGagaatttaaagaaaagaaTACCTCTCATTACTCATATCGCTCTGCTCTAGCAAGATACATAAGCTCCAACAAAAGAAAATTTCAAAGTAAGAGAGCCATTTGGAAATAGAAAGAGCTACCTTGGACATAATGGTCTCTACCAAAACATCGGGTTTAGAACAACTACAAAATCTTGATCAACCAACATGTAATACAACAACACTTGAGCTGAGAATCAAATAAacgaaaatttcaaaatatctCATCAAATTCGAGATTAAATTTATAGTGGATAATCGACTAAAGTCGACAGCTTTACGTTTGAGTATCAAAAAACCAAAATAAACAAAGCAACCAAAAAATGAACTGGAATTAACTCTACAGTTGAGAACAATTTTGGATAAAACTAGTATCAGTATTAATTTTGAAGTGGTTGAGAATCAAGTTCAAGGAAATtggcataaaataaaaataaatttattgaatacTCGAGTGAAGTAATCTATTGATTTCAACCACTTATATAGCACGAATTTCAGAATATAAACCAAAACCAAATCCAAATCTCATAATTAGAGAGGGTTAAACAACCTGCTTTTCAACACTCCGGAGCTAGTCTTGCAGCTTTTCCCTCTTGTTCAGCAGAGAAGAGAGCATCGCCTTGGAATTATTGGAGCCTCTGAGCCGTAAATAACACTATCAAAGCGTCGAATTCAACGGGGAAATTGAAAAGGGAAATAACAGAAAGGGGGAAAATGTTTCTTCCACAGCTTTCAATTAGGGTTTCAAATAGgggaaaatttaaaattcagaaATCAGTAATCGTTATTACCTTGTAACTCCATGTTCGCATCATACCTTGTAACTACATATCAAAAATGTACAATAGGTCGTCGACGGTTTCCGGCAAAGCAGCAGAGCGGCGGAGGCAGCCAGTAGATGGTTTCCGGCAGAGCAGCAGAGCGGCGGAGGCTTCGCGTTGATGGCTCTTCACGGCGGCGGTGACTTTGGACAGCAAGGGAAAGGCGACATGCGGAGTGGACATCTTGGTTGCCGGCGATTGCAATCGCAGATTTGGCAGAGATTGTGGCAGAGGGCGGCGGACAGCAGGAGATAATGATTTCCGGCTGAGTAGCAGTCCGACGAAGATTGTGGTGGAGGGCGGCGGGACGACCTGGCTGCTAGCTTCAGACGGCGCGCAGGACGCAACTTTGTTTTTCTTAGGGTGAAAATTGTTGAGGAAGAATATAACATATTCAGACATAATataagttattaaaaaattaaaaagaaatatttatacataacaattttcaaagcgctcatacgtaacggtttaataaaccgttataaaagatggtcatagataacggtggcttaacggttttgtaataccgttatgtatgcaactaatagataacgcaaaaacataacgaatttgttcaaaccgttatctatgcataaagacaacactacatagataacggatttttccaaaaccgttatctattcctaaaagtgcgctcatacataacggtttttgaaaaaaaccgttatctatgcactgttatgtatgtaaacttttgtagtagtgatcataggttttaatttgatatcgggagatgataattattacctgaactaagaacatagaacacatttattttaattctaaagggaattgataactgtgagggcgttaatcctaggaacttttaggagttacatgttagaagtgcgatccagggatggtagccttgcatgtaatcaacggtttgtatgccacgggagtgggtatggactagtttagagattgccttaggaatcgcc
The genomic region above belongs to Salvia miltiorrhiza cultivar Shanhuang (shh) chromosome 5, IMPLAD_Smil_shh, whole genome shotgun sequence and contains:
- the LOC130986029 gene encoding alkane hydroxylase MAH1-like, which gives rise to MAIYEFVLMVAPLVLVWYLAIRRGKTPSEPTTWPVLGMLPAVLLNLRRIHDYATEVLTECGGTYMFRGPWLCNIDMLVTCDPANIHHVFSRNFSNYPKGPEFRKIFDILGDGIFGADFELWEIHRKTTLAQLTHADFNAYLQRTVWHKVETGLFPVLDHFCAEGKDLDLQDVFQRLTFDNICKFVVDYDPCSLRPDLPFLPCEKAFSTIAEPLLHRHLVPEWMWRLQKWLNVGDERTLARAALALDDFIYPRVASGSGEDNIDGVNVLKAFEKVYRERNMGASNGSLRDFLKDTSVSLMFAGRDTTSTCLTWLFWLIAQNPASETKILEEMEAELRLKKWRFFSAQETHRLVYLHGALCESLRLFPPVALEHKAPLRPDILPSGHQLQADGKLIISFYSVGRMESVWGKECLEFKPERWISGSGKIKHEPSSKFPAFNAGPRTCLGKEMAFLQMKMVAAAILYGYKVRVVEGHPVSPRDSIILQARDGLKVLLSKRNWI